A single Stigmatopora argus isolate UIUO_Sarg chromosome 7, RoL_Sarg_1.0, whole genome shotgun sequence DNA region contains:
- the LOC144077956 gene encoding retinol dehydrogenase 8-like: protein MASGGQKVVLITGCSSGIGLRMAVMLAKDQQKRYHVIATMRDLKRKDKLVEAAGDAYGKTLSLAVLDVCTDESVKQCINGIKDRHVDVLINNAGIGLVGPLESIPIEEMKKVFETNFFGVIRMIKEVMPDMKRRKGGHIIVVSSVMGLQGVVFNDVYAASKFAMEGFCECLAVQLLKFNVTLSMIEPGPVHTEFEAKMIQDVRQKEYPGTDADTVHYFKNIYLPSSVDIFETLGQTPDDIARCTKKVIEASSPRFRNLTNPLYTPIVALKYADETGGLSVHAFYHMLFNLGPLMHISMTAMKYLTCGCLRSRTVSPN, encoded by the exons ATGGCGAGCGGTGGGCAAAAAGTGGTGCTGATCACCGGCTGCTCCTCGGGCATCGGCCTGAGGATGGCAGTCATGCTGGCTAAGGACCAACAAAAGCGCTATCATG TTATTGCTACAATGCGAGACCTGAAGCGCAAGGACAAATTAGTGGAAGCGGCAGGCGATGCATACGGGAAAACGCTGTCACTGGCCGTACTGGACGTGTGTACTGATGAATCGGTCAAACAATGCATCAACGGAATCAAGGATCGCCATGTCGACGTCCTGA TCAACAACGCGGGGATCGGTCTGGTGGGCCCACTGGAGAGCATTCCTATCGAGGAGATGAAGAAAGTGTTTGAGACAAACTTTTTCGGCGTGATCCGAATGATCAAGGAAGTGATGCCTGACATGAAGCGGCGCAAAGGAGGACACATCATCGTGGTCAGCAGTGTCATGGGTCTCCAAG GAGTGGTATTTAATGACGTTTATGCTGCATCCAAGTTTGCCATGGAGGGCTTCTGTGAGTGTCTGGCTGTGCAATTGCTGAAATTCAACGTCAC GTTGTCAATGATTGAGCCTGGCCCAGTGCATACAGAGTTTGAGGCTAAGATGATTCAAGATGTGCGTCAGAAGGAGTACCCAGGAACAGATGCGGACACAGTTCACTACTTCAAGAACATCTACCTGCCGTCTTCTGTGGACATTTTTGAGACACTGGGACAAACGCCTGACGACATAGCCCGA TGCACCAAGAAAGTGATTGAAGCCAGCAGCCCCCGATTCCGCAACCTGACCAACCCCTTGTACACACCCATCGTGGCCCTCAAGTACGCAGACGAGACGGGCGGCCTGTCAGTTCACGCATTCTACCACATGCTCTTCAATCTGGGCCCACTCATGCACATCAGTATGACCGCCATGAAGTACCTCACCTGCGGCTGTCTGAGGAGTCGTACCGTGTCGCCAAACTGA